A stretch of the Vanacampus margaritifer isolate UIUO_Vmar chromosome 6, RoL_Vmar_1.0, whole genome shotgun sequence genome encodes the following:
- the rag1 gene encoding V(D)J recombination-activating protein 1: MTEESLETDGPRSSMPAELHHPYSKYSQWKFKLFRVKSLEKAPTSSETEPGKEAISRNRCAAPNIQLDNGMSTGSVMKLCLEAKCKEVVEPDHSMDLKLAEIDNHINHLRCLCRFCGIVLRKISGPIHDVHAVLDSDSKNSLRKMGCRSTKWPEVINKVFKVDVTEDTESIHPLSFCHRCWMTAIRGGGVCNFSKTKVPEWKPHRADCHLCSPKKQLLHKTGRKRRKSSPKIQSLAKRTRLDYNHITVSGESRVLKPFGGHIHGAVLKTWTSPSVQREHWVRTITHCQNEHLSSKLMSENFPVDFLCSFTCTVCDHLLSDPVQAPCGHLFCHNCITKYKNFIGPHCPVCNLPCSCDDLIPPAKTFLLVLYSLLLLCPRDGCGQQVRLDSFKAHCMSHDVEERDARQQSSQLDNYLITNKGGRPRQHLLSLTRRGQKHRLRDLKNQVRRFADKEEGGDLKSVCLTLYLLALRSANEHRMADELEVTMQGRGFALHPAVCLAIRVNTFLSCSQYHKVYRTVKATSGHQIFQSLHTLRAAEKELLPGFHQFEWQPALKNVSSSCNVGIINGLSGWTSSLDDSPSDTVTRRFRYDVALVSAVKDLEEDIVEGLRKSGLEDSACTLGFSVMIKESCDGMGDVSEKHGGGPVVPEKAVRFSFTVMSISILLGEDNKQEVTIFTEPKPNSELSCKPLCLMFVDEADHETLTAVLAPIVAERNAMKESRLILSIAGLPRSFRFHFRGSGYDEKMVRELEGLEASGSTYVCTLCDSSRAEASKNIVLHSVTRSHDENLARYEIWRTNPFSESVEELRDRVKGVSAKPFMETQSTFDALHCDIGNATEFYKIFQDEIGEVYRKENPSREERRSWRAALDKELRQKLKLKPVMRMNGNYARKLMTMDAVHVVCELVPSEERREALRELMRLYLQMKPVWRSTCPVKECPDQLCRYTFNSQSFADLISTTFKYRYNGKITNYLHKTLAHVPEIIERDGSIGAWASEGNESANKLFRRFRKMNARQSKAFELEDVLKHHWLYTSKYLQNFMEAHKCSAKNMQATIDTAEIQDSESISQELIDF, encoded by the exons ATGACAGAGGAAAGCCTGGAGACAGATGGCCCCAGATCATCCATGCCGGCTGAGCTCCACCATCCCTACTCTAAGTACTCTCAGTGGAAGTTTAAACTGTTTCGAGTGAAGTCCTTGGAGAAGGCCCCTACGTCCAGTGAGACAGAGCCTGGGAAGGAAGCAATATCAAGGAACAGGTGTGCAGCTCCAAATATACAATTGGATAATGGTATGAGTACGGGTAGTGTTATGAAATTGTGCCTCGAAGCAAAATGCAAGGAAGTTGTTGAACCTGACCATAGCATGGATTTGAAGCTAGCAGAAATCGACAACCACATAAACCACCTAAG ATGTCTGTGTCGTTTTTGTGGAATCGTGTTAAGGAAAATCAGTGGCCCAATCCATGATGTTCACGCAGTTCTGGATAGCGACAGCAAGAATTCCCTACGCAAAATGGGCTGTAGATCTACAAAATGGCCAGAAGTCATCAACAAAGTCTTTAAAGTGGATGTGACAGAAGACACAGAATCCATCCACCCTCTTTCCTTCTGCCATCGCTGCTGGATGACTGCCATACGGGGCGGGGGTGTCTGCAATTTTTCCAAGACAAAAGTCCCTGAATGGAAACCTCATCGTGCCGACTGCCACCTTTGCTCACCCAAGAAACAATTACTTCACAAGACTGGCAGAAAGAGGAGAAAATCTTCTCCCAAGATTCAAAGCTTAGCAAAAAGAACCAGGTTGGACTACAACCACATCACTGTCAGTGGGGAGAGTCGAGTTCTGAAACCATTTGGCGGCCACATTCATGGTGCTGTCCTTAAGACGTGGACAAGTCCCAGTGTCCAAAGGGAGCACTGGGTGAGGACTATCACTCACTGTCAGAACGAACACCTGAGTAGCAAGCTTATGTCTGAGAATTTCCCTGTTGACTTCCTCTGTTCTTTCACTTGCACGGTGTGTGATCATCTGCTCTCTGACCCAGTTCAAGCCCCCTGCGGGCATCTCTTCTGCCACAACTgtattacaaaatacaaaaactttATAGGGCCTCACTGTCCTGTCTGCAACTTACCCTGTTCCTGCGATGACCTCATTCCTCCTGCAAAAACTTTTCTGTTAGTTCTGTATTCTCTGCTTTTGCTCTGCCCAAGAGATGGCTGCGGTCAGCAAGTAAGACTAGACTCATTTAAAGCTCACTGTATGAGCCATGACGTGGAAGAGCGAGATGCAAGACAGCAATCATCACAACTTGACAACTACCTGATAACCAATAAAGGAGGGAGGCCTCGCCAGCACTTGCTATCCCTCACGCGGCGTGGACAGAAGCATCGACTGAGGGATCTGAAGAACCAGGTGAGGCGGTTTGCAGATAAAGAGGAAGGTGGCGACCTGAAGTCTGTGTGTCTGACGCTGTATCTGCTGGCACTGAGATCTGCCAATGAACACCGGATGGCAGATGAGCTGGAGGTCACGATGCAAG GCAGAGGCTTTGCTTTGCATCCAGCTGTGTGTTTGGCCATCCGGGTCAACACTTTCTTGAGCTGCAGCCAATACCACAAAGTGTACCGCACTGTCAAAGCCACCAGCGGCCACCAGATCTTTCAATCATTACACACTTTGCGAGCTGCGGAGAAAGAGCTTCTCCCTGGCTTTCACCAGTTTGAATGGCAGCCAGCTCTCAAGAACGTGTCTTCATCTTGCAATGTCGGTATCATCAATGGTCTTTCTGGATGGACGTCCTCTTTGGATGACTCACCATCTGACACCGTCACGCGACGATTCCGCTATGATGTGGCTCTGGTGTCAGCAGTCAAGGATCTGGAGGAGGACATTGTGGAAGGGTTGAGAAAGAGCGGGTTGGAAGACAGTGCCTGTACCCTAGGCTTCAGTGTTATGATCAAAGAATCTTGTGACGGTATGGGAGATGTCAGTGAAAAGCACGGCGGAGGGCCGGTTGTTCCTGAGAAAGCTGTTCGCTTCTCTTTCACTGTTATGTCTATTTCTATATTGCTTGGTGAAGATAATAAGCAGGAGGTGACAATCTTCACTGAACCAAAGCCAAACTCAGAATTGTCCTGTAAGCCCCTCTGTCTGATGTTTGTGGATGAAGCTGACCACGAGACACTCACAGCTGTCTTGGCCCCCATTGTTGCAGAGCGTAACGCAATGAAGGAGAGCAGGCTCATCCTGTCCATAGCTGGCCTGCCTCGATCTTTCCGCTTCCATTTCAGAGGCTCGGGATACGATGAAAAGATGGTACGTGAATTAGAGGGGTTGGAAGCCTCTGGGTCCACTTATGTGTGTACACTGTGTGACTCCAGCCGCGCGGAGGCCTCTAAAAATATAGTGCTCCACTCCGTCACTCGCAGCCATGATGAGAACCTGGCACGTTATGAAATCTGGCGAACCAACCCATTTTCTGAGTCTGTAGAGGAACTGCGGGACAGAGTCAAAGGCGTCTCTGCCAAGCCCTTCATGGAGACCCAATCCACCTTCGACGCCTTACACTGTGACATTGGAAATGCCACTGAGTTCTACAAAATTTTCCAGGACGAAATAGGGGAGGTATACCGAAAAGAAAATCCCAGCCGGGAGGAACGGCGCAGCTGGCGGGCAGCCCTGGATAAAGAACTGAGGCAGAAACTGAAGCTCAAACCAGTGATGAGGATGAATGGCAACTACGCCCGTAAGCTAATGACTATGGACGCTGTGCATGTGGTCTGCGAGCTGGTGCCCTCAGAGGAGAGGAGGGAAGCCCTGAGGGAGCTGATGAGGCTGTACCTCCAGATGAAGCCGGTGTGGCGCTCCACCTGCCCAGTCAAGGAGTGTCCTGACCAGCTGTGCCGCTACACCTTTAACTCCCAGAGTTTCGCTGACCTCATTTCCACAACCTTTAAATACAGGTACAATGGCAAAATAACCAATTACCTGCATAAGACCCTGGCACATGTCCCTGAAATCATAGAGCGAGATGGCTCTATCGGTGCTTGGGCAAGTGAGGGGAATGAGTCAGCAAACAAACTGTTCCGGCGTTTCCGCAAGATGAATGCACGTCAGTCGAAAGCTTTTGAGCTTGAGGATGTCTTGAAACATCACTGGCTCTACACATCAAAGTACTTGCAGAATTTTATGGA